A section of the Enterobacter sp. C2 genome encodes:
- the modE gene encoding molybdenum-dependent transcriptional regulator yields the protein MQAEILLTLRLQQRLFADPRRIALLKQIEQTGSISQGAKNAGISYKSAWDAINEMNQLSEQPLVDRATGGKGGGGAQLTRYGQRLIQLYELLAQIQQKAFDVLSDDDALPLNSLLAAISRFSLQTSARNQWFGTVTGRDNSHVQQHVGVLLADGTTRLKVALTARSGERLGLDEGKEVLVLLKAPWVNITQESAAAAGADNQLPGRISHIEHGEVQSEVLMTLPDGQTLCATVAREQADQLVVESDAIAYFSADRVIVATLC from the coding sequence ATGCAGGCTGAAATCCTCCTTACCCTCCGGCTCCAGCAGCGGCTGTTTGCCGATCCCCGACGCATTGCTCTCCTCAAACAGATAGAACAGACCGGCTCCATAAGCCAGGGCGCAAAGAACGCCGGCATCAGCTATAAAAGCGCCTGGGACGCCATCAACGAGATGAACCAGCTCAGCGAGCAGCCGCTGGTTGACCGCGCAACCGGCGGTAAAGGCGGCGGCGGCGCGCAGCTGACACGCTACGGCCAGCGACTGATCCAACTCTACGAGCTGCTGGCGCAGATCCAGCAGAAAGCTTTCGACGTGCTCAGTGATGACGACGCCCTGCCCCTCAACAGCCTGCTGGCGGCCATCTCCCGCTTCTCATTGCAGACCAGCGCCCGTAATCAATGGTTCGGCACGGTCACCGGCCGGGATAATTCCCACGTCCAGCAGCACGTCGGCGTTCTGCTGGCGGATGGCACGACCCGGCTGAAGGTTGCCCTGACCGCCCGCAGCGGCGAGCGTCTCGGGCTGGACGAAGGCAAAGAGGTGCTGGTGCTGTTAAAAGCGCCGTGGGTGAACATCACCCAGGAGAGCGCCGCTGCCGCCGGGGCCGATAACCAGCTGCCGGGACGCATCAGCCATATTGAACACGGCGAGGTGCAGAGTGAAGTGCTGATGACCCTGCCGGACGGGCAGACGCTGTGTGCCACCGTCGCGCGGGAGCAGGCGGACCAACTGGTGGTAGAGAGCGACGCGATCGCCTACTTCAGCGCTGACCGGGTTATCGTCGCCACCCTCTGCTAA
- a CDS encoding AcrZ family multidrug efflux pump-associated protein, producing MLELLKSLVFAVIMVPVVMAIILGAIYGLGEVFNIFSGIGHKDRSRESR from the coding sequence ATGTTAGAGTTATTGAAAAGTCTGGTATTCGCGGTGATCATGGTACCCGTGGTGATGGCCATCATTCTGGGGGCAATTTACGGCCTCGGCGAAGTGTTCAACATTTTTTCCGGCATTGGTCACAAAGATCGGTCCAGAGAGTCCCGCTAG
- the modA gene encoding molybdate ABC transporter substrate-binding protein, whose amino-acid sequence MARSGLRLLAGATLTLTLAGQALADEGKITVFAAASLTNAMQDIATAYTKEKKVKIVSSFASSSTLARQIEAGAPADLFISADQKWMDYAVEKKAIDAASRETLLGNSLVVVAPKASAQGEIAINDKTNWTRLLKGGRLAVGDPEHVPAGIYAKEALQKLGAWDTLSPKLAPAEDVRGALALVERNEAPLGIVYGSDAVASKGVKVVGTFPEDSHKKVEYPLAIIDGHKNATVSAFYDYLKGPQASEIFKRYGFTTHE is encoded by the coding sequence ATGGCACGTTCGGGATTACGCTTGTTAGCAGGCGCAACATTAACGCTCACGCTGGCAGGGCAGGCTCTGGCGGATGAGGGGAAAATCACGGTATTTGCTGCCGCGTCGCTGACCAATGCGATGCAGGATATCGCTACCGCCTATACGAAAGAGAAAAAAGTTAAGATTGTCTCTTCGTTTGCCTCCTCCTCAACGCTGGCGCGCCAGATTGAGGCCGGTGCGCCTGCCGATCTCTTTATCTCTGCCGATCAGAAGTGGATGGATTACGCGGTAGAGAAGAAAGCGATTGATGCTGCCAGCCGTGAAACGCTGCTCGGTAACAGTCTGGTGGTGGTCGCCCCAAAAGCAAGCGCCCAGGGCGAGATCGCAATCAATGATAAAACCAACTGGACCCGCCTGCTGAAGGGGGGTCGTCTGGCGGTAGGCGATCCAGAGCACGTTCCGGCAGGCATCTACGCCAAAGAGGCGTTACAGAAGCTGGGCGCCTGGGATACGCTGTCGCCGAAGCTCGCTCCGGCAGAGGACGTCCGTGGCGCACTGGCGCTGGTAGAGCGCAACGAAGCCCCGCTGGGCATTGTCTACGGCTCTGATGCAGTCGCCAGCAAGGGTGTGAAGGTGGTCGGCACCTTCCCGGAAGATTCGCATAAAAAGGTGGAATACCCGCTGGCTATCATCGACGGGCATAAAAACGCCACGGTAAGCGCGTTTTATGACTATCTGAAAGGCCCGCAGGCTTCTGAGATCTTTAAACGTTACGGATTTACGACGCACGAATGA